The following are encoded in a window of Thermoanaerobacter ethanolicus JW 200 genomic DNA:
- a CDS encoding sigma 54-interacting transcriptional regulator, producing MTNKERVFNLIKDLSKDINIKEKKGLTAQEIAKKLNLRRNVASHLLNELYKEGKIIKINTRPVYFLDKEVYEKKAKEFKETAKTFDSTVKISNDDPFTKLIGYNGSLKTQVKLCKSAASYPPNGLPILLIGNTGVGKSFIAQLIYEYAKSINAIDENAPYVIFNCAEYANNPELLSANLFGYVRGAFTGADKDKPGLLEEADGGYLFLDEVHRLSPEGQEKLFLFLDKGIFRRLGETGNWRTAKVRFIFATTEDPEQTLTKTFLRRIPLVVNIPSLYDRPLHERLQLIYNFYKNEAKNLGMDILISKQVLNVLLKTKISGNIGQLMNVIKYSCAQAYNHVIREKTNILRIHLYDLPREMQADLDIIKSNFHFNGMLISHSRKDEDLTWDKEDDKEVYDIVNKLFELFERYSCKEISEDTFKKDALIYLNEFTDKIIFKNDNTYIDSIVFNAIKSVVENVLNIIQNMYGIKYYGNSVLVLTHFINYLLSDVTYEKYSENIKVVLGVLKNVFPKEFIIANKMVELIEVNLDVKFNQIVIIYFTLYIKSLNKSDNTNLINSIIIAHGYSTASSIASVANRLLGQFVFEAFDMPIEMSTQEIMLKVQDYLKNIDTSKGIIILVDMGSLEEIYKSLTDIVEGDIAIINNITTQLALDVGNRILQNQPLEQIVTEAIQKNSSSYRFIKSQKNRENAILTTCVTGIGTAVKIKDLLKECFTNENIEIIPYDYSRLKGNGIKDEIFKNYNVKLIIGTADPGIKEIPYLSLEDLIAGKGDVLLSKILKGIVDDETIQQINQTIVRLFSLQNVLQHLTILNPDKIIAQVEKAISDLERFIGVRFSNDLKISLYIHVSVMIERLVMKEPITSYSNLEEFEQCHRQFIDFVKASFSVIEETYKVDIPTTEIGFIYDLIVTKIKDLPV from the coding sequence TTGACAAACAAAGAGAGGGTTTTTAATTTAATAAAGGATTTGTCAAAAGATATAAATATTAAAGAAAAGAAGGGATTGACTGCTCAAGAAATTGCAAAAAAGTTGAATTTGAGAAGGAATGTAGCAAGCCATTTATTAAATGAACTTTATAAAGAAGGCAAAATAATAAAAATAAACACAAGGCCTGTCTATTTTTTAGACAAAGAAGTTTATGAAAAGAAGGCAAAAGAATTCAAAGAAACGGCTAAAACCTTTGATTCAACTGTAAAGATTTCAAACGATGACCCTTTTACAAAGCTTATAGGATATAACGGCAGTCTTAAAACACAAGTGAAATTATGCAAATCTGCTGCTTCTTATCCTCCCAATGGACTACCTATTTTGCTTATTGGAAATACAGGAGTAGGTAAAAGCTTCATTGCTCAACTTATTTACGAATATGCAAAATCGATCAATGCCATAGATGAAAATGCTCCATATGTGATATTTAATTGCGCTGAGTATGCTAACAATCCTGAACTACTTTCCGCAAACCTTTTTGGCTATGTAAGAGGAGCATTTACAGGTGCTGATAAAGACAAACCCGGCCTTTTAGAAGAAGCGGATGGAGGATATTTGTTTTTGGATGAAGTTCACAGATTGTCGCCAGAAGGGCAGGAAAAACTGTTTCTATTTTTGGACAAGGGAATATTTAGAAGACTTGGTGAGACGGGCAACTGGAGAACGGCGAAAGTGAGGTTTATTTTTGCTACAACAGAAGACCCTGAGCAAACTCTGACAAAGACTTTTTTAAGAAGAATCCCATTAGTTGTAAATATTCCTTCCCTTTATGACAGACCTTTACATGAAAGGTTACAACTTATCTATAACTTTTACAAAAATGAGGCCAAAAATCTGGGAATGGATATTTTAATAAGCAAGCAAGTATTGAATGTTCTCCTTAAGACCAAAATATCCGGCAACATTGGCCAGCTTATGAATGTCATAAAATACAGCTGTGCTCAAGCCTATAACCATGTCATAAGAGAGAAGACTAATATATTGCGAATCCATCTATATGACTTGCCGAGAGAAATGCAGGCTGATTTAGATATAATAAAAAGTAATTTTCACTTTAACGGCATGTTAATTTCTCACAGCAGAAAAGATGAAGATTTAACATGGGATAAAGAAGACGATAAAGAGGTTTATGATATAGTAAACAAGCTATTTGAACTATTTGAGAGATATAGCTGCAAAGAAATAAGTGAGGATACTTTTAAAAAAGACGCTTTAATTTATTTGAATGAATTTACAGATAAAATAATTTTTAAAAATGACAATACTTATATAGATTCGATAGTTTTCAATGCTATCAAAAGTGTAGTGGAAAATGTGTTAAATATAATACAAAATATGTACGGAATTAAATATTATGGTAATTCGGTTTTAGTATTGACGCATTTTATTAATTATTTATTAAGCGATGTAACTTACGAGAAGTATTCTGAGAATATAAAAGTGGTATTAGGAGTTTTGAAAAATGTTTTTCCCAAAGAGTTTATAATAGCTAATAAAATGGTAGAACTTATTGAAGTAAATCTCGATGTAAAATTTAACCAAATAGTTATAATTTATTTTACACTTTATATTAAAAGCTTAAATAAAAGTGACAATACAAATCTCATAAATTCTATAATAATAGCCCATGGTTATTCAACTGCCAGTAGCATAGCTAGTGTCGCCAATAGGCTTTTAGGACAGTTTGTTTTTGAAGCTTTTGATATGCCAATTGAGATGTCAACACAAGAAATTATGCTAAAAGTTCAAGATTATTTAAAGAATATAGATACCTCCAAAGGAATCATTATATTGGTTGATATGGGTTCTTTAGAGGAAATATACAAGTCTTTGACTGACATTGTCGAAGGAGACATAGCAATTATTAATAATATTACTACTCAATTGGCTTTAGACGTTGGGAATAGAATATTGCAAAATCAGCCACTAGAGCAAATTGTAACAGAGGCAATACAGAAAAACAGCAGCAGTTATAGATTTATTAAATCTCAAAAAAATAGAGAAAATGCTATTCTAACAACTTGTGTAACAGGAATCGGCACAGCAGTGAAAATAAAAGACCTTTTAAAAGAATGTTTTACAAATGAAAATATTGAGATTATTCCATATGATTACAGTAGGTTAAAAGGGAATGGAATAAAAGATGAGATATTCAAAAATTACAACGTTAAGTTGATTATTGGGACAGCAGACCCTGGAATAAAAGAGATACCCTATTTGTCTTTGGAAGATTTGATCGCTGGCAAAGGGGATGTGTTGTTAAGTAAAATATTAAAAGGTATTGTCGACGATGAAACTATACAGCAAATCAATCAAACGATAGTCCGGCTTTTCTCCTTGCAAAATGTATTACAGCACTTGACTATATTAAACCCTGATAAAATAATTGCCCAGGTTGAAAAAGCCATATCGGATCTAGAAAGGTTTATCGGAGTTAGATTTTCTAATGATTTAAAAATAAGTTTGTATATACACGTCAGTGTAATGATTGAAAGATTAGTTATGAAAGAACCCATAACATCTTACAGTAATTTGGAGGAATTTGAACAGTGTCATAGACAGTTCATAGATTTTGTTAAAGCTTCTTTTAGTGTCATAGAAGAAACTTATAAAGTGGATATACCGACGACGGAAATAGGGTTTATATATGACTTGATAGTTACAAAAATAAAAGATTTACCAGTATAA
- the pfkB gene encoding 1-phosphofructokinase, with product MILTVTLNPSVDRSYRVDNFQVGKIFRAQEENSVAGGKGINVTKVIKTLGEDVTATGFLGGKSGEFIEEELNKIGVKCSFIKIEGETRTCIAILDPVSKTQTEILEKGPYVSQDYIEKFLDSFNELSKSCHIITASGSAPSGVPEDIYVELINISKQNGAKLILDTSGEYLSKAVRAKPFMIKPNREEVEKLLNKELKNTEEIKKAALELKQFGITIVSISLGSEGSIVACEEGVFRLIPPQIKVASPVGSGDSYVAGMAVGIKRGFDIVDAAILATACGTANAMYYKTGYVTLEDVEHLKNNVKVEKL from the coding sequence ATGATATTGACAGTCACTTTAAATCCCTCAGTTGACAGAAGTTACAGAGTAGACAATTTTCAAGTGGGCAAAATTTTCAGAGCCCAGGAAGAAAACAGCGTGGCAGGTGGCAAGGGAATCAATGTAACAAAGGTTATAAAAACCTTAGGGGAAGATGTAACAGCAACAGGATTTTTAGGCGGTAAATCGGGAGAATTCATAGAAGAAGAGCTTAACAAAATAGGTGTCAAATGTAGCTTTATCAAAATAGAGGGAGAGACTCGTACATGTATAGCAATTTTAGACCCTGTATCAAAAACTCAGACGGAAATCTTGGAAAAGGGACCTTATGTGTCTCAAGACTATATAGAAAAGTTTTTGGACAGTTTTAATGAACTATCAAAGAGCTGTCATATCATAACAGCCTCTGGAAGTGCACCTTCTGGTGTTCCTGAAGATATCTATGTAGAACTAATAAATATCTCAAAGCAAAACGGTGCCAAACTAATTTTAGATACAAGCGGTGAATACCTCTCAAAAGCTGTTAGGGCAAAACCATTCATGATCAAACCTAACAGAGAAGAAGTAGAAAAACTGCTTAATAAAGAACTGAAAAATACTGAAGAAATCAAAAAAGCGGCTTTAGAGCTCAAACAGTTTGGAATAACTATTGTGTCAATATCTTTAGGCAGTGAAGGTTCTATCGTTGCATGTGAGGAGGGAGTATTTAGACTTATACCACCTCAAATAAAAGTAGCAAGTCCTGTGGGCTCAGGGGACTCATATGTTGCAGGTATGGCAGTAGGCATAAAAAGAGGATTTGATATTGTTGATGCTGCGATATTAGCAACTGCATGTGGAACGGCAAATGCCATGTATTACAAGACAGGATATGTTACATTAGAGGATGTTGAGCATTTAAAAAATAATGTAAAGGTCGAAAAACTTTAA
- a CDS encoding SIS domain-containing protein yields the protein MILGYSEEQLKEKKGYATAKEINQQPRLWRELFNILLHQKREITEFLNPIFQIKDLKIILTGAGTSAFVGYSSEGYLRRMLGLDVEAIDTTDIVASPENFFFKDKPTLLISHGRSGDSPESLATIELAEKIIKDVYFLNITCNKDGKMAKSTIDKKNCLNIFMPEEANDEGFAMTSSFTCMLLTDLMLPHIEQIESKKDLFEKLAKEAERIIEEETRIIEEISKNDYDRLIYLGSGNLKGCAAEAALKSLELSRGEVNTNFNTPLGFRHGPKSVINDKTLLGFFVSNNPYTQKYDLDLIKEIANEAGQRKLMAFLPEDLQIDGIDYIFKLRQDFTNVEEAFLTPLYIIYAQMLAFYKSLNLGITPDNPNPEGRVNRVVKGVIIYEYV from the coding sequence ATGATATTAGGTTACAGTGAAGAACAATTAAAAGAAAAGAAAGGCTATGCTACAGCGAAAGAAATAAATCAGCAGCCGCGATTATGGAGAGAACTTTTTAATATTCTTTTACATCAAAAAAGAGAAATCACTGAGTTTTTAAATCCAATATTCCAAATAAAAGATTTAAAAATTATACTAACTGGTGCAGGAACATCTGCTTTTGTAGGCTATAGCAGTGAAGGCTATTTGAGGAGAATGCTTGGCTTAGACGTTGAAGCAATTGATACTACAGATATTGTTGCATCACCAGAGAACTTTTTCTTTAAAGACAAACCTACTCTTTTAATTTCCCATGGAAGGTCTGGTGACAGTCCAGAAAGTTTAGCTACAATAGAGTTAGCAGAAAAAATTATAAAAGATGTTTATTTTTTAAACATCACCTGCAATAAAGATGGCAAAATGGCAAAAAGCACAATTGACAAGAAAAATTGTTTAAACATATTTATGCCTGAAGAAGCAAATGATGAAGGTTTTGCAATGACAAGTAGTTTCACATGTATGCTTTTAACAGATTTAATGCTGCCACACATAGAACAAATTGAGAGCAAAAAAGACCTCTTTGAAAAATTAGCAAAAGAAGCAGAGAGAATAATAGAAGAAGAGACGAGGATAATAGAAGAAATATCAAAAAATGACTATGACAGATTGATATACTTGGGCAGTGGCAACTTAAAAGGATGTGCTGCAGAAGCTGCATTAAAATCTTTAGAATTATCACGAGGAGAAGTCAATACTAATTTTAACACCCCTTTAGGATTTAGACATGGCCCTAAATCTGTGATAAATGATAAAACACTTTTAGGATTTTTTGTATCAAACAATCCTTATACACAAAAATACGATTTAGACCTCATAAAAGAGATAGCAAACGAAGCAGGACAAAGAAAATTAATGGCTTTTCTGCCGGAAGATTTACAAATAGATGGAATAGATTATATATTCAAATTGAGACAAGATTTTACCAATGTAGAAGAAGCTTTTTTAACGCCTTTGTACATTATTTATGCACAAATGCTAGCTTTTTATAAATCTTTGAATTTAGGAATAACACCTGACAATCCAAACCCTGAAGGAAGAGTAAATAGAGTTGTTAAAGGTGTAATAATTTATGAATATGTTTAA
- the agaC gene encoding PTS galactosamine transporter subunit IIC: protein MHSITLTQALLLTLMAIIVGVDFWLEAFFLFRPIIVGTLTGLILGDVHTGLIAGGLTELAFAGLTPAGGTQPPNPILAGLMTTVIAFTTGADPKTAIGLALPFSFLMQYIILFYYSSFSFFMAKADKYAEEANVKGLAKINILTTSIVALSYGIIVFLSVYVAQDLMKTVVQSMPAWLAHGFQIAGGILPAVGFGMLLRVMMKAEYTPYFIIGFFVASFLPFSNLLPVAVIGAALALYEYFRTKDQPVLNNVVATKGDDYSDGI from the coding sequence ATGCATAGCATTACATTGACGCAAGCTTTGCTTTTAACTTTAATGGCGATAATAGTAGGTGTGGATTTTTGGCTTGAAGCATTTTTCCTTTTTAGACCGATAATTGTTGGAACTTTAACAGGATTGATACTTGGTGACGTACACACAGGCTTAATTGCTGGTGGGTTAACCGAATTGGCATTTGCAGGATTAACACCCGCTGGAGGAACGCAACCACCCAATCCAATTTTAGCAGGATTAATGACAACAGTTATTGCTTTTACAACAGGTGCAGATCCTAAGACAGCAATAGGATTAGCATTACCTTTTAGTTTTCTAATGCAGTATATTATTTTATTCTATTACTCTAGCTTTTCGTTTTTCATGGCAAAAGCTGATAAGTATGCAGAAGAAGCAAACGTAAAAGGACTTGCCAAAATAAATATTTTAACTACTTCTATTGTTGCTCTAAGCTATGGAATAATCGTCTTTTTAAGTGTATATGTTGCACAGGATTTGATGAAAACAGTTGTGCAATCAATGCCAGCTTGGTTGGCTCATGGATTCCAAATAGCAGGCGGAATATTACCAGCGGTAGGATTTGGTATGTTGCTTAGAGTTATGATGAAAGCAGAATACACGCCATATTTTATAATAGGGTTTTTTGTAGCTTCTTTCCTACCTTTTTCAAATTTATTACCTGTTGCGGTAATAGGCGCAGCTTTAGCACTTTACGAGTATTTCCGTACAAAAGATCAGCCTGTTTTAAATAATGTAGTAGCAACGAAGGGAGATGATTATAGTGACGGAATCTAA
- the agaD gene encoding PTS galactosamine transporter subunit IID — protein sequence MLTKKDITKLAIFSSLLQASFNYERMQAGGFTLAQLPFLRKIYKDDKKGLSEAMKDNLEFINTHPNLVGFLMGLLLSLEENHEDRGVIRGLKVALFGPLAGIGDAIFWFTLLPIMVGISASFAMQGSLIGPILFFAVYLSIWLLRIPLTHLGYTLGVNAIDLIKEQSKIFSKAASILGVTVIGGLIATYVHIEVLTKIPINKDHVISLQTEFFDKIFPNILPLGYTLLMFYLLKKKKVSPVILILITFFMAIFFSYLGVL from the coding sequence GTGTTGACAAAAAAAGATATAACAAAACTAGCAATTTTTTCTTCACTTTTACAAGCCAGTTTTAACTATGAAAGAATGCAGGCAGGAGGGTTTACTTTAGCACAATTACCATTTTTAAGAAAGATATATAAAGATGATAAAAAAGGCCTTTCAGAGGCTATGAAGGACAACTTAGAATTTATAAACACTCATCCTAATTTAGTAGGATTTTTAATGGGACTGTTGCTTTCTTTGGAAGAAAATCATGAGGATAGAGGAGTAATTAGAGGATTAAAAGTAGCCTTGTTTGGTCCTTTAGCGGGTATTGGCGATGCTATTTTTTGGTTTACTTTACTTCCGATAATGGTAGGTATTAGTGCTTCTTTTGCTATGCAAGGAAGCTTAATTGGACCAATTTTGTTTTTTGCAGTGTATCTAAGCATCTGGTTATTACGTATTCCTTTAACTCATCTTGGCTATACTTTAGGTGTAAACGCTATAGACCTCATTAAAGAGCAATCAAAAATATTTTCTAAAGCAGCTTCTATACTTGGTGTTACTGTTATTGGAGGATTAATAGCCACATATGTGCATATTGAAGTATTAACTAAGATTCCAATAAATAAAGACCATGTTATCTCATTGCAGACAGAATTTTTTGACAAAATTTTCCCTAATATTTTACCTTTAGGGTATACTTTATTGATGTTTTACCTATTAAAGAAGAAAAAAGTAAGCCCAGTTATATTGATATTAATAACATTCTTTATGGCGATATTCTTCTCGTATTTAGGGGTTTTGTAA
- the agaB gene encoding PTS galactosamine transporter subunit IIB has translation MSVPNILLTRIDNRLVHGQVGVTWVKSLGANLIVVVDDEVANDPLQQQLMKMTAEMAGVGIRFFTIEHTINIIHKASPSQKIFIVCKTPQVVRKLVDGGVPIKEVNVGNMHFSPGKKQLSKKVYVDDNDLEDLHYISSKGVEVYIQDTPDDKKEYLQ, from the coding sequence TTGTCAGTTCCTAATATTTTATTAACACGTATAGATAATCGTTTAGTTCATGGGCAAGTAGGAGTTACTTGGGTAAAATCTTTAGGAGCAAATTTGATCGTTGTTGTAGATGATGAAGTAGCTAATGATCCTTTACAGCAGCAGCTGATGAAGATGACAGCAGAAATGGCAGGTGTAGGGATTCGCTTTTTTACCATAGAACACACTATAAATATAATTCATAAAGCTTCTCCATCTCAGAAAATTTTTATAGTGTGCAAAACTCCGCAAGTTGTTAGAAAATTAGTAGATGGGGGAGTACCTATAAAAGAAGTGAATGTTGGTAACATGCATTTTTCACCAGGTAAAAAACAGCTAAGTAAAAAAGTATATGTAGATGACAATGATTTAGAAGATTTGCACTATATTAGTTCGAAAGGGGTGGAAGTGTATATACAAGATACTCCTGACGATAAAAAAGAATATTTACAATGA
- a CDS encoding PTS sugar transporter subunit IIA, which produces MHDTVIIITGHGNYATGLKSSIQLIAGIIDGVYAIDFKENDSDISLKYKIKEILDKYPNSPVLIICDIVGGTPFKVAAEFAVSGDKKIELVAGCNLSALLEIVLQKDKLSITELAKLAVKTTKNSVLNFTQYNEHYKNDEGTEKMREGI; this is translated from the coding sequence ATGCATGATACTGTGATCATTATTACAGGACATGGGAATTATGCAACTGGGCTAAAAAGTTCAATTCAGCTTATAGCTGGGATTATTGATGGTGTGTATGCAATAGATTTTAAGGAAAATGATTCGGATATAAGTTTGAAATATAAGATCAAGGAAATATTGGACAAATATCCTAATTCACCAGTTTTAATCATATGTGATATTGTTGGAGGAACACCTTTTAAAGTAGCTGCTGAATTTGCTGTTTCGGGTGATAAAAAAATAGAATTGGTAGCAGGGTGTAATTTAAGCGCTTTATTAGAAATAGTTTTGCAAAAGGATAAATTGTCAATTACTGAGTTGGCTAAGCTTGCTGTTAAAACTACTAAAAATAGTGTATTAAATTTTACACAGTATAATGAGCATTATAAAAATGATGAAGGAACAGAAAAAATGAGGGAGGGTATTTAA
- the fba gene encoding class II fructose-1,6-bisphosphate aldolase, translating to MPLVNTKKILEDAKKNKYAVGAFNVHNLETLKAVVKAAAEMESPLILQTTPGTIKHAGEDYIAAMAKVASEKYDIPIALHLDHGNSFDLVVKCIRAGYTSVMIDGSMLSYEQNVELTKKVVEVAHAAGVTVEAELGSIVGVEDDMYVKEDKSAFTDPEMAADFVEKTGVDSLAIAIGTAHGMYKGEVKLDFERLKEIASLVDIPLVLHGASGVPDELVKKAIALGICKLNIATELKIPFANAIKEVFKNNPDESDPRKFLAPGERAIEEVVKEKIKLFGCGERA from the coding sequence ATGCCATTAGTCAATACAAAAAAGATTCTGGAAGATGCTAAAAAAAACAAATATGCTGTAGGAGCTTTCAACGTACACAACCTTGAAACTTTAAAAGCGGTTGTAAAAGCTGCAGCTGAGATGGAATCACCTTTAATTTTACAGACAACACCGGGTACAATAAAACATGCGGGAGAAGACTATATAGCTGCAATGGCAAAAGTCGCATCAGAAAAATATGACATACCAATAGCACTACATTTAGACCACGGAAATTCCTTTGACCTCGTTGTAAAATGCATAAGAGCAGGTTACACTTCAGTAATGATTGACGGCTCAATGCTTTCCTATGAACAAAATGTCGAACTGACAAAAAAAGTTGTAGAAGTAGCTCATGCAGCAGGGGTGACTGTAGAAGCAGAACTTGGGAGTATAGTAGGCGTTGAAGACGATATGTACGTAAAAGAAGATAAAAGTGCATTTACAGATCCTGAAATGGCAGCGGATTTTGTAGAGAAGACAGGAGTTGACTCATTAGCTATAGCAATTGGCACGGCCCATGGGATGTACAAAGGAGAAGTAAAACTTGACTTTGAAAGGCTAAAAGAAATAGCGAGCTTAGTAGACATTCCATTGGTACTTCATGGTGCATCAGGAGTTCCTGATGAGTTGGTAAAAAAAGCTATAGCACTGGGTATATGCAAATTAAACATTGCTACAGAATTAAAAATTCCTTTTGCAAATGCAATAAAAGAAGTATTTAAAAATAACCCAGATGAGAGCGATCCAAGAAAATTCCTTGCACCTGGAGAAAGAGCAATAGAAGAAGTCGTAAAAGAAAAAATAAAACTTTTTGGCTGTGGTGAAAGAGCATGA